A portion of the Shimia isoporae genome contains these proteins:
- a CDS encoding VOC family protein has protein sequence MKLGYTIIYVADVPATVAFYETAFGLKQRFMHESRLYAEMDTGVTILSFSAEEAVELGEVTFSRNRREARPAGWEVCFVTEDVKSAFDRAVSHGCVAVKEPHEMPWGQELSYVRDLNGCLVEIATPMPAKTSDG, from the coding sequence ATGAAACTTGGATATACGATCATTTATGTCGCGGATGTACCGGCCACGGTTGCATTCTATGAAACCGCATTTGGACTGAAGCAGCGCTTCATGCACGAGAGCCGTCTCTACGCCGAAATGGACACGGGTGTGACGATCCTGTCGTTCTCAGCGGAAGAGGCCGTTGAGTTGGGTGAGGTTACGTTTTCGCGAAATCGGCGGGAAGCACGCCCCGCTGGCTGGGAGGTTTGTTTTGTCACTGAAGATGTGAAGTCGGCATTCGACCGCGCTGTATCTCATGGCTGCGTTGCGGTGAAGGAACCGCATGAAATGCCTTGGGGACAAGAGCTTTCCTACGTGCGAGATCTGAACGGATGTCTGGTCGAAATTGCAACGCCCATGCCGGCTAAGACCAGCGATGGATAA
- a CDS encoding TetR/AcrR family transcriptional regulator yields the protein MNDQSPIIRKGRKYDQVLESARDLFMAHGFESIGVDDIARRAGVSKATLYSYFPDKRILFMEVARVECERQAETLEAAVDVEQPVAEVLGVVGRGLLQIVLSEFGRNMFRVCVAEGERFPELGQQFFETGPKILIERMCEFLEIAEARGEVVVEDRELAADQFPELCKAGLFLRLVTGVQTEFTQEEIDRVVDGAVEMFMARYGVTSD from the coding sequence ATGAACGATCAATCCCCGATCATCCGCAAAGGGCGGAAATACGATCAAGTGCTGGAGAGCGCGCGGGATCTATTTATGGCGCACGGGTTCGAAAGCATTGGGGTAGATGACATTGCGCGTCGCGCTGGGGTCTCGAAGGCCACGCTTTACAGCTACTTTCCGGACAAGCGAATTCTGTTCATGGAAGTGGCACGTGTTGAATGTGAACGACAGGCCGAAACACTTGAGGCCGCAGTTGATGTTGAACAGCCGGTCGCCGAGGTTCTCGGGGTGGTCGGGCGCGGTCTTTTGCAGATCGTACTAAGCGAGTTTGGACGCAACATGTTCCGCGTTTGCGTGGCGGAAGGGGAACGTTTCCCTGAGTTGGGCCAGCAGTTTTTCGAGACGGGGCCCAAAATCCTGATCGAGCGAATGTGCGAGTTTCTCGAGATTGCAGAAGCGCGCGGCGAAGTTGTGGTCGAGGATCGAGAGCTGGCAGCAGATCAGTTTCCAGAGTTGTGCAAAGCCGGACTCTTTTTGCGGCTGGTGACCGGTGTGCAGACCGAATTTACGCAGGAAGAAATCGACCGGGTCGTGGATGGCGCCGTCGAAATGTTCATGGCGCGCTACGGCGTGACATCCGACTGA
- a CDS encoding glycosyltransferase family 32 protein, which translates to MDRPMRRWVLSWQKQNPDWHVAFSDDDDCRTFVCDIFPEFLATYDALNVIERSDLWRVLIILHHGGLYTDADTVCRKPISDWIDSSDEAVIGIDGDYLNRFPDWKPGGHVKSGGAYNLDLWWKDNIVAFSNWTFAFAPGHPILAETARRIEINAGDPFFVEDHPEWTIKKTGPGVFTDVIYDWLEDRGHSAPDIVRHLRKERAIVIDGVRFVDRPSFHRREVKHFGMGSWKTLTILHAWRRLSRHWY; encoded by the coding sequence ATGGATCGCCCCATGCGGCGTTGGGTGCTCTCGTGGCAGAAACAGAACCCCGACTGGCACGTCGCCTTCTCCGATGACGACGACTGTCGCACATTTGTATGTGACATTTTCCCGGAATTTCTCGCCACATACGATGCGCTGAACGTCATCGAACGCTCCGATCTTTGGCGAGTTCTCATCATTCTCCACCATGGCGGGCTCTATACCGACGCCGACACAGTCTGCCGAAAACCGATATCGGACTGGATCGACAGCAGCGACGAGGCGGTCATCGGCATTGATGGCGATTACCTGAACAGGTTTCCCGACTGGAAACCCGGGGGCCACGTGAAATCCGGCGGCGCCTACAACCTGGATCTATGGTGGAAAGACAACATCGTTGCCTTTTCCAACTGGACCTTTGCATTTGCTCCGGGGCACCCCATTCTCGCGGAGACTGCTCGTCGAATAGAAATCAACGCCGGTGACCCGTTTTTTGTCGAAGACCATCCGGAGTGGACAATCAAGAAAACCGGCCCCGGTGTGTTCACCGATGTGATCTATGACTGGCTGGAAGACCGTGGCCACTCTGCCCCCGATATCGTTCGGCATCTGCGCAAGGAGCGCGCAATCGTGATTGACGGTGTCCGCTTCGTTGACCGTCCGTCTTTTCACAGGCGTGAAGTCAAACACTTTGGCATGGGAAGCTGGAAGACCCTCACCATTCTGCACGCATGGCGCAGGCTTTCACGTCACTGGTACTAG
- a CDS encoding DMT family transporter, whose product MFSHISNRIPLGPLSALIAVFFFSLNDAAIKFLSGDYALHLIVLFRSVIGLTILLLVIVPFQGGLQVLRTKRLGMHLLRGLCVVAANTTFFLGLAVLPLADAMAVFFVSPLLITAFSALLLGEKIGPRRMIAVVAGLIGVLVMIRPGAGDFNVALLFPFSAAFAYAMLHVLTRKIGNTESAATMSVYIQIVFVVVSSFVGLTLGHGQFAGSGHEIFDFLLRAWHWPAASDYWILALLGVASAMGGFFISQAYRLSEASLIAPLEYVAMPMGVAFGVVIFGEWPTLTTWIGMVLIIGSGLFVFWREARSNSDTGPDRPRARR is encoded by the coding sequence ATGTTCAGCCACATCTCAAATCGCATTCCCCTTGGGCCTTTGTCCGCGCTGATCGCTGTATTTTTCTTTTCTCTGAACGACGCAGCTATCAAGTTTCTGTCCGGCGATTATGCGCTGCACCTTATTGTCCTGTTTCGCTCGGTAATCGGCCTCACCATTCTTCTGCTCGTGATTGTCCCGTTTCAGGGCGGCCTGCAGGTACTGCGAACCAAACGGTTGGGCATGCATCTGTTGCGTGGACTTTGCGTGGTCGCTGCCAACACCACATTCTTTCTCGGCCTCGCAGTACTTCCACTGGCTGATGCGATGGCGGTATTTTTCGTCTCGCCGCTTCTGATCACCGCGTTTTCCGCTCTCCTGCTCGGAGAAAAAATCGGCCCGCGCAGAATGATCGCCGTGGTGGCCGGCCTCATTGGCGTGCTTGTCATGATCCGACCCGGTGCCGGTGATTTCAACGTCGCTCTACTATTTCCGTTTTCGGCAGCTTTTGCTTACGCAATGCTGCATGTCTTGACGCGTAAAATCGGCAATACCGAAAGCGCTGCCACAATGTCAGTCTACATCCAGATCGTCTTTGTAGTCGTTTCGAGCTTTGTCGGCCTCACACTCGGCCACGGCCAATTCGCAGGCTCCGGCCACGAGATTTTCGACTTTCTTCTGCGCGCCTGGCATTGGCCTGCCGCGAGCGACTATTGGATTTTGGCTCTACTTGGCGTCGCCTCAGCAATGGGCGGCTTCTTCATCTCTCAAGCATATCGCTTGTCGGAGGCTTCCCTGATTGCACCGCTGGAATACGTGGCGATGCCTATGGGTGTAGCGTTCGGGGTGGTGATTTTCGGAGAGTGGCCAACTCTCACAACTTGGATTGGCATGGTTCTGATCATCGGCTCCGGCTTGTTTGTCTTCTGGCGCGAAGCACGGTCCAACAGCGACACAGGACCGGACAGACCGCGCGCGCGTCGTTAA
- a CDS encoding ornithine cyclodeaminase family protein — MTTIIPFADGEKNLDWLGLTDAIAAGHSLPKAEISDSFLYRGKDTLLQRQAWIDGLGIAVKSATVFPENPAQNIPMIHGAVTLFDDAHGVLAALLDFHLVTKWKTAGDSLLAARRLARPNSSKILIVGAGTVGRNLHAAYSAAFPDARFTVWNRTQANAEKMASELDGLSVATNLEQAVGEADIVTSATMSTEPTLRGEWLQPGQHVDLIGAYRPDMRETDDTALKRARIFVDSFDTTLDHIGELKIPIASGAIARGDVIADYYDLKAFVRKTDDEITLFKNGGGAHLDLMTSRYILDRFKG, encoded by the coding sequence ATGACAACGATCATCCCCTTCGCCGATGGAGAGAAAAACCTCGACTGGCTCGGTCTCACCGACGCCATCGCCGCAGGCCACAGCCTTCCCAAGGCCGAAATTTCCGACAGTTTTCTTTATCGCGGCAAGGACACGTTGTTGCAGCGGCAGGCATGGATCGACGGGCTTGGCATCGCCGTTAAATCCGCAACCGTCTTCCCCGAAAATCCTGCCCAAAACATTCCGATGATCCACGGGGCCGTGACACTCTTCGACGACGCCCATGGCGTTCTTGCAGCTCTTCTTGATTTTCATCTTGTAACCAAGTGGAAGACCGCGGGCGACAGCCTTCTCGCTGCGCGCCGACTGGCACGGCCGAACAGCTCAAAAATCCTGATTGTTGGCGCAGGCACCGTTGGCCGAAACCTGCATGCAGCCTACTCGGCTGCCTTTCCCGACGCCCGTTTCACCGTCTGGAACCGCACGCAAGCGAACGCCGAAAAAATGGCAAGCGAACTGGACGGTCTCTCTGTGGCAACCAATTTGGAACAGGCCGTTGGCGAAGCCGATATTGTGACGTCCGCCACAATGTCCACCGAGCCGACCCTGCGCGGCGAGTGGCTGCAACCCGGACAACACGTTGACCTGATCGGCGCCTATCGACCTGACATGCGTGAAACCGATGACACAGCCCTGAAACGCGCGCGCATCTTCGTCGACAGCTTCGATACGACGCTTGATCACATCGGGGAACTCAAGATACCCATCGCCAGCGGAGCCATTGCGCGCGGCGACGTCATTGCGGACTACTACGACCTGAAGGCTTTTGTCCGTAAAACAGATGATGAAATCACGCTGTTCAAAAACGGCGGCGGCGCGCATCTGGACTTGATGACCAGTCGCTACATTTTGGATCGGTTCAAAGGCTGA
- a CDS encoding helix-turn-helix domain-containing protein, with the protein MPTGYFEAVAPRSDRGNAEAVWSYHATTSGSSVILPDGRCDVIVRYRNEESRSITPVVTGPATEPYEIEFDEGDSWVGVRLRPEQGANLWGRKIVDAREAVLMNDEALEMVPDLADILLAQPEETQLRTVLEAATAGFLERPVNQRVSAALQRVHETGGQVRVEALAREVGVSVRHLSRLFLGSVGLSAQTYVGVVRFHRALWLTMRGGLSLSAAAIDAGYADQAHLTRAVRRFAGKAPGTLPDDLILPDVSGVGFLGDSI; encoded by the coding sequence GTGCCGACTGGATATTTTGAGGCCGTCGCGCCGCGAAGTGATCGCGGAAATGCGGAGGCCGTTTGGTCCTATCACGCCACAACGTCCGGGAGTTCCGTGATCTTGCCTGACGGGCGGTGCGACGTGATTGTGCGGTACCGAAACGAAGAATCTCGTTCGATTACTCCGGTTGTTACGGGACCGGCGACTGAACCCTATGAGATAGAGTTCGACGAAGGGGATTCATGGGTTGGCGTGCGGCTGCGCCCTGAGCAGGGTGCAAACTTGTGGGGCAGAAAAATCGTCGACGCACGAGAAGCGGTGTTGATGAATGATGAAGCCTTGGAAATGGTGCCGGACTTGGCGGATATTCTTCTTGCTCAACCTGAAGAAACGCAATTGCGAACGGTTTTGGAGGCTGCAACCGCTGGCTTTCTGGAGCGGCCCGTTAACCAGCGCGTTTCGGCTGCCTTGCAGCGCGTTCACGAAACCGGCGGGCAGGTTCGGGTCGAGGCGCTTGCCAGGGAAGTTGGTGTCAGTGTTCGGCACCTCAGCAGGTTGTTCCTCGGGTCGGTCGGTCTGAGTGCTCAGACCTACGTCGGTGTTGTCAGGTTCCATCGAGCGTTATGGTTGACCATGCGAGGGGGACTTTCCCTGAGTGCGGCCGCGATTGATGCAGGATATGCGGATCAGGCACATCTGACACGCGCGGTGAGGCGGTTTGCAGGCAAGGCACCGGGGACGTTACCGGATGACCTAATCCTGCCAGATGTGTCCGGTGTCGGTTTCTTGGGTGACTCGATCTGA
- a CDS encoding DUF1801 domain-containing protein, producing the protein MDKSTQAEVVDALEAMIAEVAPDLFARAMYGGIILEREPGIAATSVGGYFTYRAHVSFEFSQGAQLHDPGKHLEGKGKARRHIKLRTLCDVSRKEVAGFLAQAVALG; encoded by the coding sequence ATGGATAAGAGTACGCAGGCCGAAGTTGTAGATGCGCTGGAGGCCATGATCGCTGAGGTCGCACCGGATCTGTTTGCGCGGGCGATGTATGGCGGCATAATTCTAGAACGGGAGCCAGGCATAGCGGCAACTTCAGTGGGCGGGTATTTCACCTACCGCGCGCATGTGTCCTTCGAGTTTTCTCAGGGCGCCCAACTGCATGATCCGGGGAAGCACCTGGAGGGCAAAGGTAAAGCGCGGCGGCACATCAAGTTGCGTACACTTTGTGATGTTTCCCGCAAGGAAGTGGCCGGATTTTTGGCGCAAGCCGTCGCGTTGGGCTGA
- the fghA gene encoding S-formylglutathione hydrolase: protein MQIISENRAFGGTQGVYMHQSHSTHCEMTFGLFLPEEAQHTPVPVLWYLSGLTCTHENAMVKAGAQQWASEQGIALVFPDTSPRGDDVADDDAYDLGKGAGFYVNATQKPWAPHFQMWDYIAEDLPSMLQEEFPLDMSRQSIMGHSMGGHGALTLAMGLSGRFKSVSAFAPITNPTASDWGRKQLGAYLGADETTWAAHDATVMMREKGFDGPLLVDTGTDDQFIDLLKPEALAAAVAERRQEATLRLQKGYDHSYFFVSTFMEEHVAFHAEALYAD from the coding sequence ATGCAAATCATCTCGGAAAACCGTGCCTTCGGCGGCACGCAGGGCGTCTATATGCATCAATCGCATTCGACCCACTGCGAAATGACTTTTGGCCTGTTTCTCCCCGAAGAAGCCCAGCACACGCCTGTTCCGGTTCTCTGGTACCTCTCCGGGCTGACCTGCACTCATGAAAACGCAATGGTCAAAGCCGGCGCGCAACAATGGGCTTCCGAGCAGGGTATTGCACTGGTCTTTCCGGACACGTCTCCGCGTGGGGATGACGTGGCCGATGACGACGCTTACGACCTCGGAAAGGGCGCCGGCTTTTACGTGAACGCAACCCAAAAGCCATGGGCACCGCATTTTCAAATGTGGGACTACATTGCCGAAGACCTGCCTTCCATGCTTCAGGAAGAGTTCCCCTTGGACATGAGCCGGCAATCCATAATGGGCCATTCGATGGGCGGTCATGGCGCACTGACCCTGGCAATGGGTCTGTCCGGTCGCTTTAAATCTGTATCCGCCTTCGCGCCGATCACCAATCCGACGGCATCTGATTGGGGCCGCAAACAACTCGGCGCTTATCTGGGTGCCGATGAAACCACTTGGGCGGCACATGACGCAACGGTGATGATGCGCGAAAAAGGTTTCGATGGCCCCCTGTTGGTCGACACCGGCACCGACGATCAGTTCATCGACCTCCTGAAACCGGAAGCCCTCGCCGCAGCAGTTGCCGAACGCCGACAGGAAGCCACATTGCGACTGCAGAAAGGCTACGATCACAGCTACTTTTTCGTGTCGACTTTCATGGAAGAGCACGTTGCCTTCCACGCAGAAGCTCTCTACGCGGACTGA
- a CDS encoding AEC family transporter encodes MLPIFLKTLPFFAIIGLGYWAGRTRFFSAEATAYLTKFVFYFALSAMLFRFAANLSLSEVLNWRLMGGYLWGCAVVYGIATIVAYLRKQDIATTAVEAQCAVIGNTGFLGVPMLTLLMGPAAIGPVMQLLAVDLIVFSSLIVILITGSRDGRMSLGILRTVAGGLIRNPMIVAISLGFIWSALEIPIPAPMNEFLAILGGAATPGALFAIGASLATKSAERVSVAMWLSFCKLVLHPIAVAVAVLWLFPIDPYSAAVVIAASSLPVAGNVYMLAQHYGVAPHRVSAAILFSTAFSIGTVSAVIAWVMQL; translated from the coding sequence ATGCTGCCGATCTTTTTAAAGACATTGCCGTTTTTTGCGATAATCGGGCTCGGATATTGGGCCGGACGTACGCGGTTTTTTTCGGCCGAGGCCACGGCCTATCTGACAAAGTTTGTTTTCTACTTCGCACTTTCGGCAATGCTGTTCCGCTTCGCGGCAAACCTCAGCCTTTCCGAGGTTCTGAACTGGCGTCTGATGGGCGGCTACCTCTGGGGCTGTGCTGTGGTCTACGGCATCGCCACAATCGTCGCCTACCTGCGAAAGCAAGACATCGCCACCACCGCAGTGGAGGCCCAATGTGCCGTGATCGGCAACACGGGATTCCTGGGTGTTCCGATGTTGACCCTTTTGATGGGACCAGCCGCGATCGGGCCTGTGATGCAGCTTCTCGCAGTGGACCTGATTGTCTTTTCAAGTCTGATCGTCATTTTGATCACCGGCAGCCGGGACGGGCGCATGAGCCTTGGAATTCTCCGGACTGTTGCCGGCGGCTTGATCCGCAATCCGATGATCGTCGCCATTTCGCTTGGCTTCATATGGTCTGCGCTGGAAATTCCGATACCGGCCCCCATGAACGAATTTCTCGCCATTCTTGGCGGTGCCGCAACGCCCGGAGCGCTCTTTGCGATTGGTGCATCGCTGGCGACCAAATCCGCCGAGCGTGTAAGCGTCGCGATGTGGCTTAGCTTCTGTAAACTGGTCCTGCACCCGATTGCAGTCGCGGTTGCAGTGCTTTGGCTTTTCCCTATCGATCCCTATTCCGCCGCCGTGGTTATCGCTGCATCCTCCTTGCCCGTGGCAGGCAACGTCTACATGCTGGCTCAGCACTACGGTGTTGCGCCGCATCGTGTTTCTGCCGCGATCCTGTTTTCCACCGCTTTCAGCATCGGAACAGTCTCGGCTGTGATTGCATGGGTCATGCAACTCTGA
- a CDS encoding HAD family hydrolase, with product MTEIQAVVFDIGNVLIEWQPENFYDRTVGKARRKAFFADTNIHTHHAQIDAGASLPGMIESLIPRYPEYEPELRMWNDNWNDLAAPAIPHTVRLLNALADKGTTLFTLTNFGHDNFPLSQAVYPFLKRFDREYVSGRLKMIKPDPAIYAHVEKDSGIRPEALLFADDRPENIDAAAARGWQTHLFKEPQAWADRLVAEGLLSVEEAK from the coding sequence ATGACTGAAATTCAGGCCGTCGTTTTCGACATCGGCAATGTGCTTATCGAATGGCAACCCGAAAACTTCTATGACCGCACCGTCGGAAAGGCTCGCCGCAAAGCGTTTTTTGCGGACACAAATATTCACACCCATCATGCCCAAATCGATGCAGGCGCTTCCCTGCCCGGCATGATCGAAAGCCTGATCCCGCGCTATCCTGAATACGAACCTGAATTGCGGATGTGGAACGATAACTGGAATGACCTCGCCGCCCCTGCGATTCCCCACACTGTGCGCTTGCTGAACGCGCTCGCTGACAAGGGTACGACCCTCTTTACACTCACTAATTTCGGCCACGACAATTTTCCGCTGTCGCAGGCTGTCTATCCGTTTCTGAAACGGTTTGATCGTGAGTATGTCTCCGGTCGCCTGAAAATGATCAAACCTGATCCTGCAATTTATGCGCACGTTGAAAAAGACAGCGGCATCCGGCCGGAAGCGCTTCTGTTTGCCGACGACCGCCCGGAGAACATCGACGCGGCCGCCGCCCGTGGATGGCAAACCCATCTGTTCAAGGAACCACAAGCCTGGGCCGACCGGCTGGTTGCCGAAGGATTGCTCAGCGTAGAGGAAGCCAAATGA